From one Bacteroides eggerthii genomic stretch:
- a CDS encoding Coenzyme F420 hydrogenase/dehydrogenase, beta subunit C-terminal domain, translating into MISINNKQDCCGCTACAERCPQRCICMREDEEGFLYPIVDIEKCIGCNICEKVCPIINRGEINSTFRIYATANPDEETRKQSSSGGIFTLIAESVINTGGVVFGAKFDENWEVCHSFTETKEGLDDFRGSKYVQGRMEDNYKEVERFLKGGRKVLFSGTPCQISGLKHFLRKEYENLLTVDFICHGVPSPMVWRMFLDETIARQCEKNSVLSFPISRRNTHIKGISFRNKRLGWKKFSFALSLSTTGRSGDKNTVLLSEPLTKNIFLRGFMSNLYLRPSCYACKVREFRSSSDLTLADCWGLQSIYPKLDDDRGYSLCILKNNRFDVCLSSLDLHSVSMDFIKVNNQSCFVSPIIPSKRSDFFSDIYNGSSVVQTISRYATFPDKSIKAKIIHLLQWMGVYLLLRKMIKR; encoded by the coding sequence ATGATTTCAATTAATAATAAGCAAGACTGTTGTGGTTGTACTGCTTGTGCCGAGCGCTGTCCTCAACGATGTATTTGTATGAGAGAGGATGAAGAAGGGTTTCTGTATCCAATAGTAGATATAGAAAAATGTATTGGCTGTAATATTTGCGAAAAAGTTTGTCCAATTATCAATAGAGGAGAAATAAATTCTACATTCCGTATTTACGCCACAGCCAATCCTGATGAAGAAACTCGAAAACAAAGTTCTTCTGGTGGTATTTTTACTTTAATAGCTGAGTCTGTAATTAACACTGGTGGTGTAGTATTTGGAGCAAAGTTTGATGAAAATTGGGAAGTGTGTCATAGCTTTACAGAAACTAAGGAAGGGTTGGACGATTTTCGGGGTTCTAAGTATGTACAGGGTCGTATGGAAGATAACTATAAAGAGGTAGAACGGTTTTTAAAAGGAGGACGTAAGGTACTTTTTTCTGGTACTCCTTGTCAAATATCTGGATTGAAACACTTTTTGCGAAAAGAATATGAAAACTTACTGACAGTTGATTTTATTTGTCATGGTGTTCCAAGTCCTATGGTGTGGAGAATGTTTTTGGATGAAACAATCGCACGTCAGTGCGAAAAAAATTCAGTTTTGTCTTTCCCTATTTCTAGAAGAAATACCCATATAAAGGGTATCTCGTTCAGAAATAAGAGATTAGGTTGGAAAAAATTCAGTTTTGCTCTTTCCCTCTCCACGACTGGTAGGAGTGGAGACAAAAATACAGTTTTGCTCTCTGAACCATTAACCAAAAATATATTTTTACGAGGTTTTATGAGCAATCTTTATTTACGTCCGTCTTGCTATGCCTGTAAGGTAAGAGAATTCAGGAGTTCTTCAGATCTCACCCTTGCAGATTGCTGGGGATTACAATCCATATATCCGAAACTGGATGATGATAGGGGATATAGCTTATGTATACTAAAAAATAATCGATTTGATGTCTGTTTGTCTTCATTAGACTTGCATTCTGTAAGTATGGATTTTATAAAGGTTAATAACCAGAGTTGCTTTGTTTCCCCTATCATACCTTCCAAACGTTCTGATTTTTTTTCAGATATATATAATGGAAGTAGTGTGGTACAGACAATCAGCAGATATGCAACTTTTCCTGATAAAAGTATCAAAGCTAAAATAATACATCTATTACAATGGATGGGAGTGTATCTGTTACTCAGAAAAATGATAAAAAGATGA
- a CDS encoding glycosyltransferase gives MIIVSSELVSYPLVSVVIATYNQVRFIEKTLLSVLAQKCNFSFEVIIADDGSNDGERELLRELQRKYSSSVMLVFNDINLMVTYNYINAIKIARGKYIATLDGDDYWIAEDKLQRQINILENNEDVSIVYTGYRQFDDETGKILHEIKYWNSVAVNKKGKESALSFALDEVSYPLGSSACFRRENYLQGCKKYEPLISTPYSAGEGTILNISMCMSGYFRFIPEIMVAYRVLNSSLCHFETPEQQLDFAFRYLRHRLLVAELLHLDMIKVIRYSLWKLFKLAVYLGELDIYEQKLKQLEYDKPDAFSKWLLWFYNNKFMLLGGRLFGESLYLFKFIKRSFRK, from the coding sequence ATGATAATAGTTTCTTCAGAATTAGTATCCTATCCATTAGTATCTGTTGTTATAGCTACTTATAATCAAGTCCGTTTTATAGAGAAAACGCTTCTTTCTGTTTTGGCACAGAAATGCAATTTTTCATTTGAAGTGATAATAGCAGATGATGGAAGTAATGATGGGGAACGTGAACTTTTACGTGAATTACAAAGGAAATATTCATCGTCTGTCATGCTTGTTTTCAATGATATAAACTTGATGGTGACCTATAATTATATCAATGCCATTAAAATAGCTAGAGGGAAATATATAGCTACATTAGATGGTGATGATTATTGGATTGCTGAGGATAAACTTCAGCGTCAAATAAATATATTGGAAAATAATGAGGATGTATCTATTGTTTATACTGGTTACCGACAGTTTGATGATGAGACTGGAAAGATATTGCATGAAATCAAGTATTGGAATAGTGTGGCTGTAAACAAGAAAGGTAAAGAAAGTGCTCTTTCTTTCGCATTGGATGAGGTATCTTATCCTTTGGGAAGTTCTGCCTGCTTTAGAAGAGAAAACTATCTACAAGGATGTAAAAAATATGAACCTCTGATTTCAACTCCTTATAGTGCTGGTGAGGGTACTATTTTGAATATTTCAATGTGTATGTCTGGTTATTTTCGCTTTATTCCGGAAATAATGGTAGCCTATCGGGTATTGAACAGTTCACTCTGTCATTTTGAAACTCCTGAACAACAATTAGATTTCGCATTTCGATATTTGAGGCATCGGTTATTAGTTGCTGAACTACTACATTTAGACATGATTAAAGTGATCCGCTATAGTCTATGGAAATTGTTTAAATTGGCAGTTTATCTAGGAGAGCTAGACATATATGAACAGAAATTAAAACAACTTGAATACGATAAGCCAGATGCTTTTTCTAAATGGTTATTGTGGTTTTATAACAATAAGTTCATGTTATTGGGTGGACGTTTGTTTGGGGAATCTTTATATCTGTTTAAGTTTATTAAACGCTCTTTTCGTAAATAA
- a CDS encoding DegT/DnrJ/EryC1/StrS family aminotransferase, whose protein sequence is MIKFLDLQKVNALYADELKSMASQVIEEGWFLNGKWNDTFAGNLEKYIGCKYVIPCGNGLDALRLIFRAYKEMGIMKDGDEVIVPANTYIATVLAITDNNLKPVFIDPAEETYNIDIDKIEKVITPHTKAITVVHLYGQACWSDKLNELKQKYNLKIIEDNAQAIGAKWHGIHTGNLGDAAGFSFYPGKNLGALGDSGAIATNDEELAHIVRALANYGSVVRYVHGYAGLNSRMDEMQAAFLSVKLKYIDERNNIRKRIARQYMESIRNPAIKLPIIVNKNPDSHVFHLFVVRTQNREHLQSYLTENNIQSLIHYPIPVHKQQCYKSYNQISCPVAEKIQKEILSIPISSVLTDEQVETIICVLNRYNSSL, encoded by the coding sequence ATGATAAAGTTTTTGGATTTACAAAAAGTGAATGCCCTATATGCAGACGAATTAAAATCCATGGCTTCTCAGGTTATAGAAGAAGGTTGGTTTTTGAATGGAAAATGGAATGATACCTTTGCCGGAAATCTGGAGAAATATATAGGGTGCAAATATGTAATACCTTGTGGGAATGGATTGGACGCGTTACGCCTTATATTCCGGGCCTATAAGGAAATGGGAATTATGAAGGACGGGGATGAAGTGATTGTCCCTGCTAATACATATATTGCTACTGTTTTAGCTATTACAGACAATAATCTGAAACCGGTCTTTATTGATCCGGCTGAAGAAACATATAATATAGACATTGATAAAATAGAAAAAGTAATAACCCCGCATACCAAAGCGATAACTGTGGTACATTTATACGGTCAAGCCTGTTGGTCGGATAAACTGAATGAATTGAAACAGAAATATAATCTGAAAATAATAGAAGACAATGCTCAAGCTATCGGTGCAAAATGGCATGGCATCCACACTGGTAACTTGGGTGACGCGGCTGGATTTAGTTTTTATCCAGGTAAAAATCTGGGTGCGTTGGGTGACAGTGGGGCTATCGCTACAAATGATGAGGAGTTGGCTCATATTGTAAGAGCATTGGCCAATTACGGATCTGTAGTGCGTTATGTTCATGGTTATGCAGGATTGAATAGCCGGATGGATGAGATGCAGGCAGCTTTTCTTTCGGTAAAACTGAAGTATATTGACGAACGTAACAACATTCGTAAAAGAATAGCTAGGCAATATATGGAAAGTATAAGAAATCCTGCCATAAAATTGCCGATTATAGTGAATAAGAATCCGGATAGTCATGTCTTTCATTTGTTTGTTGTACGTACTCAGAATCGTGAACACCTGCAGTCTTATCTGACAGAAAACAATATTCAGTCGCTTATTCATTATCCTATTCCTGTACATAAGCAACAATGCTATAAATCCTATAACCAAATTTCATGTCCGGTAGCGGAGAAAATCCAGAAGGAAATTCTCTCTATTCCTATATCTTCTGTTTTGACAGATGAACAGGTAGAGACAATAATTTGCGTGTTGAACCGATATAATTCTTCCTTATGA
- a CDS encoding sugar 3,4-ketoisomerase, which produces MQCYDARKTSVFDCTLLELDKHTSELGNLSVVENLHSIPFDIKRSYYLYDIPGGQSRGAHAHKELQQFIVSVGGSFDITLDDGYNRRTFTLNRPYYGLLIPPGIWRDLVNFSAGATCLVLASEHYNEKDYIRHYEDYLNFKIERT; this is translated from the coding sequence ATGCAATGTTATGATGCCAGGAAGACTTCTGTTTTTGATTGCACGTTACTGGAGTTAGACAAGCATACAAGTGAACTTGGAAATCTTTCGGTAGTGGAAAACCTGCATTCAATCCCTTTTGACATAAAAAGGAGTTATTATCTGTATGATATTCCCGGTGGGCAATCAAGGGGAGCGCATGCTCATAAGGAGCTACAGCAATTCATTGTTTCCGTGGGCGGAAGTTTTGACATAACTTTGGATGATGGTTATAACAGAAGAACTTTCACACTGAACAGACCGTACTATGGTTTATTAATACCTCCTGGTATTTGGCGTGATCTTGTTAATTTTTCGGCAGGAGCTACATGTCTGGTTTTGGCTTCCGAACATTACAATGAAAAAGACTATATCCGTCATTATGAAGATTATCTGAATTTTAAAATAGAAAGAACATGA
- a CDS encoding oligosaccharide flippase family protein — protein MSKKRGEYRGVFKATAILGSVQLFNILIAVVRNKCISILLGPAGMGIMGLLTSATGTITGFTNLGITFSAIKNIASAYEKGDYTTLGKVLYVLQRCIWTTGLLGAIVCLSLCRQLSQWTFGNTDFTISFAFLSISLLLTQLTNGNLLILKGCRNINYYAKANVWGNFLSLFITVPLYFWLGIDAIVPALILFSISTFLCAYFYRSRLRLVQIRTERGEFKEISKDILIAGIAFSAAEFFPLIASFYIRTFISNNGGLTDVGLFSAGFAILNGYVGMIFTAMSTDYIPRLSAVSDDDHQLELVINQQIEMSILLLFPLIVLFVIFGKLMILILYSSQFYPMIEMIYWGGLGMLFKVPNWCFGCILIPKRESKAYFYFSILSALFYLGMNMLLYSVWGIKGLGISFLLSHIFDASVSYWYINRKYQINYKVRTILELLGMGVVIVTVIIFHSFQLVTWIIYTLDFCVCILVGLYSYNRLNSLMDLTSFIKSKLNGRKK, from the coding sequence ATGAGCAAAAAACGAGGGGAATATAGAGGGGTATTCAAGGCAACAGCCATATTGGGTAGCGTGCAGCTATTTAATATACTTATTGCAGTAGTACGTAACAAATGTATTTCAATTTTATTGGGACCCGCAGGTATGGGTATTATGGGACTGCTAACCTCTGCAACCGGTACAATTACAGGATTTACCAATTTGGGAATTACCTTTAGTGCAATAAAGAACATCGCTTCAGCTTATGAGAAAGGGGACTATACTACTTTAGGAAAAGTACTTTATGTATTACAGCGCTGTATTTGGACTACGGGATTATTGGGAGCAATTGTTTGTTTATCATTATGTCGACAGTTGAGCCAATGGACATTTGGTAATACAGACTTTACTATAAGTTTTGCCTTTCTCTCCATTTCGTTGCTCTTGACGCAATTGACTAATGGTAATTTATTGATTTTAAAAGGATGCCGTAATATTAATTATTATGCAAAAGCAAATGTATGGGGTAATTTTTTAAGCCTCTTCATTACAGTACCTCTTTATTTTTGGTTGGGCATTGATGCTATAGTTCCTGCTTTAATACTGTTTTCAATATCTACTTTTCTGTGTGCATATTTCTATCGTAGCAGGCTTAGGCTGGTACAGATAAGAACTGAACGAGGAGAATTTAAAGAAATTTCAAAAGACATATTGATTGCGGGTATCGCTTTTTCCGCTGCCGAATTTTTTCCACTTATAGCGTCTTTTTATATACGTACATTTATATCCAATAATGGGGGATTGACAGATGTCGGTCTTTTTTCTGCAGGATTTGCAATCCTGAATGGTTATGTGGGGATGATATTTACTGCCATGAGTACGGATTATATTCCACGATTATCAGCTGTCTCTGATGATGACCATCAGTTAGAACTTGTTATCAATCAGCAGATAGAGATGTCTATATTACTCCTTTTTCCATTGATAGTTCTCTTTGTTATATTTGGAAAATTGATGATATTGATATTGTATTCTTCTCAATTTTATCCGATGATTGAGATGATTTATTGGGGAGGATTAGGTATGCTTTTTAAAGTTCCCAATTGGTGTTTTGGATGTATTCTTATCCCTAAAAGAGAATCTAAAGCGTACTTTTATTTTTCCATATTGTCTGCTTTATTCTATTTGGGAATGAATATGCTGTTGTATAGCGTGTGGGGTATTAAAGGCTTGGGGATTTCATTTCTATTGTCACATATCTTTGATGCCTCTGTTTCTTATTGGTATATAAATCGCAAATATCAAATCAATTATAAGGTCAGGACTATATTGGAATTGCTTGGGATGGGAGTCGTGATTGTAACTGTCATTATTTTTCATTCTTTTCAGTTGGTGACATGGATTATATATACATTGGACTTTTGTGTATGTATACTTGTGGGACTGTATTCATACAATAGACTTAACTCTTTAATGGATTTGACTTCTTTTATAAAATCGAAATTGAATGGAAGAAAAAAGTAA
- a CDS encoding glycosyltransferase family 61 protein: MSFLNNVVYKCASFSYRNIVIWGDKAKTLFRDYSFRIALKNGEYEGYPIVPIEQVASKIGVFKPETEERVHTLKIFDFIQSGEFIVKYPEIAVWKIDNATLFYSSDFILTNNQLIWHKFYAYNFTKNYPCDKFLIRRENNILYIRKPYRIINVDVAFTLIGVHSHVWSHALSEYFTKLSQLQLVLDDAKCRVAILVPNYKDDQLKEVIYKEINKYTNVEIIIVNENEAVRTPIAYYVERPCKFTDHEDYVEIGDSVQPKIVSDIIKQNLVNPYLSSLSGLETTPKYKLYLSRKNGKYRNLTNNDEVEQYFKDRGYFIFEPHTVSLEEKIRIFNNAEVIVGPFSSAFSNMIFSKFGTKVLMFTNYNRAFESWLCMHEQYFGMDMLLVTGQDTNTGNLAHCSYYIPLEKIERACKHHGIPV, encoded by the coding sequence ATGTCTTTTTTAAACAACGTAGTATATAAATGTGCCTCATTTTCATATAGGAATATTGTTATTTGGGGAGATAAGGCAAAGACACTTTTTAGGGATTATTCTTTTCGAATAGCTTTGAAAAATGGAGAATATGAAGGATATCCAATTGTACCTATAGAACAAGTAGCATCTAAAATCGGTGTTTTTAAACCTGAAACGGAGGAAAGGGTACATACACTTAAAATCTTTGATTTTATACAATCTGGAGAATTTATTGTGAAATATCCGGAAATAGCAGTGTGGAAGATTGATAATGCTACACTATTTTATAGTTCGGATTTTATCCTTACGAATAATCAATTGATTTGGCATAAGTTTTATGCTTACAATTTTACTAAAAATTATCCTTGCGACAAGTTTTTGATACGTAGGGAGAACAATATCTTATATATAAGGAAACCATATAGAATAATAAATGTGGATGTGGCTTTTACTCTAATTGGAGTGCATAGTCATGTTTGGTCACATGCATTATCTGAGTATTTTACTAAACTATCTCAGCTTCAGTTAGTTTTGGATGACGCAAAGTGCAGAGTGGCTATTTTAGTTCCTAATTATAAAGATGATCAGCTTAAAGAAGTAATCTATAAAGAAATAAATAAGTATACAAATGTAGAGATTATTATTGTAAATGAGAATGAGGCTGTTCGTACCCCAATTGCATATTATGTAGAAAGGCCATGTAAATTTACTGATCATGAAGATTACGTTGAGATCGGAGATAGCGTTCAACCCAAGATTGTATCAGATATAATTAAGCAAAATCTGGTAAATCCTTATTTATCTTCACTCTCTGGTTTGGAAACCACTCCCAAATACAAACTATATCTTTCGCGAAAGAATGGTAAATACAGAAATCTAACCAATAATGATGAGGTTGAACAATATTTTAAAGACAGAGGCTATTTTATCTTCGAACCTCATACGGTCTCTTTGGAGGAAAAGATAAGAATATTTAATAATGCGGAGGTGATAGTAGGTCCTTTTAGTAGTGCATTCTCAAATATGATATTTTCTAAATTTGGAACAAAAGTATTGATGTTTACTAATTATAACAGAGCTTTTGAAAGTTGGTTATGTATGCATGAACAATATTTTGGTATGGACATGTTGCTGGTTACCGGTCAAGATACAAATACGGGTAATCTTGCCCATTGTTCCTATTATATCCCTTTAGAGAAAATAGAACGTGCTTGTAAACATCATGGAATTCCAGTATGA
- a CDS encoding GDP-mannose 4,6-dehydratase, with product MRYLITGGCGFVGSNLAAEVLKRGEELFIIDNLFRHGSNENLTWLRSQGEFKYYPYDTRNINDVETVIKAVKPNYIFHLAGQVAMTTSIDNPRLDLETNAIGTFNVLDSVRKYSPDTVILYSSTNKVYGDFEYLSFREDKTRYVCEEYPNGFPETISLDFHSPYGCSKGCADQYLLDFHRIYGLKTIVFRHSSMYGSNQHATYDQGWIGWFCQKALEIKNGTLKEPFTISGTGKQVRDVLHGEDIVNLYFSAKDVEKAYGQVFNIGGGINNSLSLLELFKLLEQKLGIKMQYTQLPWRESDQKVFVADINKAANFFNWKPKTTKEEGLNLMINWLIKNC from the coding sequence ATGAGATATTTAATAACTGGAGGCTGTGGTTTTGTAGGTAGTAACTTGGCTGCTGAAGTTTTAAAACGCGGAGAGGAATTGTTTATTATCGATAATTTATTCCGTCATGGAAGTAATGAGAATTTAACTTGGTTACGTTCTCAAGGGGAATTCAAGTATTATCCTTATGATACACGTAATATAAATGATGTGGAAACTGTCATAAAGGCGGTAAAACCCAATTATATTTTTCATTTGGCAGGTCAAGTTGCAATGACAACGTCAATAGACAACCCTCGGCTTGATCTTGAGACGAATGCCATTGGTACATTCAATGTGCTTGATTCAGTCCGCAAATATTCACCGGATACGGTAATATTATATTCCTCTACTAACAAGGTATATGGTGATTTTGAATATTTGTCTTTCAGGGAAGACAAGACTCGATATGTCTGTGAAGAATATCCTAACGGTTTTCCAGAGACAATATCGTTAGATTTCCATTCACCCTATGGTTGTTCCAAAGGATGTGCAGACCAGTATCTGTTAGATTTTCATCGTATTTATGGTCTAAAGACAATCGTGTTCCGCCATTCATCCATGTATGGCAGTAATCAGCATGCCACCTATGATCAAGGGTGGATAGGCTGGTTTTGCCAAAAGGCTTTGGAAATAAAAAACGGAACATTAAAAGAACCTTTTACAATTTCCGGTACAGGGAAACAAGTACGTGATGTGCTTCACGGTGAGGATATTGTAAATTTATACTTTTCCGCAAAGGATGTAGAAAAAGCGTACGGACAAGTGTTCAATATTGGTGGAGGAATAAATAACAGTTTATCGTTATTGGAATTGTTTAAGTTGCTTGAGCAAAAATTGGGCATTAAAATGCAATATACTCAATTGCCTTGGCGAGAAAGTGACCAAAAGGTGTTTGTGGCTGATATTAATAAGGCTGCGAATTTTTTTAATTGGAAACCTAAGACTACTAAAGAAGAAGGATTGAATTTGATGATTAATTGGTTAATAAAAAATTGTTGA
- a CDS encoding NAD-dependent epimerase/dehydratase family protein encodes MKKETLYLIGGSGFIGKNLVRCLSPFYGITVFDKYIDTQFFSNYPQVQTCRLDLVIDKVPTNYPVPEFIINLASVVTAERDLSLFDILISSNLKILLNLFERFRDDKRLKMFIQFGSSEEYGSENSPFKEENRENPNSPYALVKQLTTNTSIMLHRNYGFPVMVVRPGNLFGPGQNKSKFIPYVIDQLKKGEPLNVSPCKQKRDFIYADDFAKSIHGLLDNSEKCVGEIVNVSSGSSISLREIIEFYKIELHSTSKICYGALPYRANEAMDLRCDIGKLNRIIGVTKLKECLLDNLKK; translated from the coding sequence ATGAAGAAAGAAACTCTTTATTTGATAGGCGGCAGCGGTTTTATAGGAAAAAATCTGGTACGTTGTTTATCTCCTTTTTATGGTATTACTGTATTCGACAAATATATAGATACACAATTTTTCAGTAATTATCCTCAGGTACAAACGTGTAGATTGGATCTTGTTATAGACAAAGTTCCGACTAACTATCCTGTACCGGAGTTCATAATTAATCTGGCATCTGTTGTAACAGCAGAAAGAGATTTGTCTCTTTTTGACATCCTGATATCTTCCAATCTGAAGATTTTGTTGAACTTATTCGAACGGTTTAGAGATGATAAAAGGTTGAAAATGTTTATCCAATTTGGAAGTTCCGAAGAGTATGGTTCTGAAAATTCTCCATTTAAGGAAGAAAATCGAGAAAACCCCAATTCTCCTTACGCTTTAGTGAAACAATTGACAACAAATACATCGATAATGCTTCATCGCAATTATGGTTTTCCTGTCATGGTAGTTCGTCCCGGCAATCTTTTTGGTCCGGGACAAAACAAGAGTAAATTTATACCTTACGTAATAGACCAATTGAAAAAAGGTGAACCGTTGAATGTCTCCCCATGTAAACAGAAACGTGATTTTATTTATGCGGATGACTTTGCAAAATCTATTCATGGTCTGCTGGATAATTCAGAAAAGTGCGTGGGAGAAATAGTGAATGTAAGTAGTGGGAGTAGCATTTCACTAAGAGAAATTATAGAATTCTATAAAATCGAACTACATTCGACTTCAAAAATCTGCTATGGGGCTTTGCCTTATCGTGCGAATGAAGCGATGGACTTGAGATGTGATATAGGGAAATTGAATCGTATCATTGGCGTAACTAAATTGAAAGAATGTTTATTGGATAATTTGAAAAAATAG
- a CDS encoding NAD-dependent epimerase/dehydratase family protein, which translates to MKHSCIITGATGYIGSHLVKYLLEQGWEVRIISQPEFGYANIEDVKDKIHIFEYDHDINSLINYFRSVNAEVVFHLAAAVITDYKPEQVSILIQSNIQFGTEILEAMKYSSTRLFVSTGSYWQNCNSDIYNPVDLYAATKEAFEKILQYYVDAHLFRAITLRLFDVYGEDDQRPKLLNLLKGIAGTDKSIDMSPGSQYLDIVHISDVCSAYLKAFEYLVTNNDISNGIYGVYTGNRLTLKQIVVEFEKVMDKKIKVNWGSRPYKKREVMNPTTVYSQLPNWHPSVKPLNGLALFNNSGGGNL; encoded by the coding sequence ATGAAACATTCATGTATTATTACCGGTGCTACCGGTTATATAGGTTCTCATTTGGTGAAATATTTATTAGAACAAGGATGGGAAGTTCGTATTATATCACAGCCGGAATTTGGCTATGCTAATATCGAAGATGTAAAAGATAAAATACATATTTTTGAATATGATCATGATATTAATTCTTTGATAAATTATTTCAGGTCTGTCAATGCGGAGGTTGTTTTTCATCTGGCGGCAGCAGTCATAACAGACTATAAGCCGGAGCAAGTTTCTATTTTGATCCAGAGCAATATTCAGTTTGGAACAGAAATATTGGAAGCGATGAAATACAGTTCTACTCGTTTATTTGTAAGTACCGGTTCATATTGGCAGAATTGTAATTCGGATATTTATAATCCTGTAGATTTGTATGCGGCAACCAAAGAGGCATTTGAGAAAATACTTCAATATTATGTCGATGCCCATTTGTTTCGTGCTATCACTCTACGTTTATTTGACGTATATGGCGAAGATGACCAACGTCCGAAGTTATTGAATTTGTTGAAAGGAATAGCAGGTACAGATAAAAGTATTGATATGTCTCCTGGTAGTCAATACCTTGACATAGTACATATCTCGGATGTTTGTTCCGCTTATCTAAAAGCTTTTGAATATCTTGTTACAAATAACGATATATCCAATGGAATTTATGGAGTGTATACGGGTAACCGATTAACCTTGAAACAGATTGTGGTAGAATTTGAAAAAGTGATGGATAAGAAAATTAAAGTAAACTGGGGTAGCAGACCATATAAGAAAAGAGAAGTAATGAACCCTACTACAGTTTACTCTCAATTACCCAATTGGCATCCTTCTGTAAAACCGCTTAATGGATTAGCTTTATTTAACAATTCGGGGGGGGGTAATTTGTAA